From the genome of Variovorax sp. RA8, one region includes:
- a CDS encoding DUF192 domain-containing protein, which produces MFQRLSVLLALSAALLAPAHAQQPQTGLQRVRLTAGMYQIDAQVAETPAQRQIGLMFRKEMPQSEGMIFVFEQPATQCFWMRNTLLPLTAAFVADDGRIVNLADMKPQTDDSHCSEEPVRFVLEMNQGWFAHKNIKKGAKLNGELFSNKR; this is translated from the coding sequence ATGTTCCAGCGCCTTTCCGTCCTGCTCGCACTCTCCGCCGCGTTGCTCGCACCAGCCCACGCCCAGCAACCACAGACCGGTCTCCAGCGTGTCAGGCTGACCGCGGGCATGTACCAGATTGACGCCCAGGTCGCCGAGACACCGGCACAGCGGCAGATCGGCCTGATGTTCCGCAAGGAAATGCCCCAGAGCGAGGGCATGATCTTCGTCTTCGAGCAGCCGGCCACCCAGTGCTTCTGGATGCGAAACACCCTGCTGCCGCTGACCGCTGCCTTCGTGGCCGACGACGGGCGCATCGTCAATCTGGCGGATATGAAGCCGCAGACCGACGATTCCCATTGCTCCGAGGAGCCCGTGCGCTTCGTGCTCGAGATGAACCAGGGCTGGTTCGCCCACAAGAACATCAAGAAGGGCGCGAAGCTGAACGGTGAACTGTTCTCGAACAAGCGCTGA
- a CDS encoding superoxide dismutase, with the protein MEHVLPPLPYPMDALAPEYSKETLEYHYGKHHNAYVVNLNNLQKGTEFENMELEEIVKKSSGGIYNNAAQIWNHTFFWNCMKPAGGGEPGGALAKAIDAKWGSYTAFKEAFVKSAVGNFGSGWTWLVKKADGTVDIVNMGAAGTPLTTGDKPLLTVDVWEHAYYIDYRNLRPKYVETFLAKLVNWDFAAKNFG; encoded by the coding sequence ATGGAACACGTCCTCCCACCTCTGCCATACCCGATGGACGCGCTGGCGCCCGAGTACTCCAAGGAAACGCTGGAGTACCACTACGGCAAGCACCACAACGCCTATGTGGTGAACCTGAACAACCTGCAGAAGGGCACCGAGTTCGAAAACATGGAACTCGAGGAGATCGTCAAGAAGTCCAGCGGCGGCATCTACAACAACGCTGCTCAGATCTGGAACCACACCTTCTTCTGGAACTGCATGAAGCCCGCTGGTGGCGGCGAGCCCGGCGGTGCGTTGGCCAAGGCGATCGACGCGAAGTGGGGCAGCTACACGGCCTTCAAGGAGGCCTTCGTGAAGTCGGCGGTGGGCAACTTCGGTTCGGGCTGGACCTGGCTGGTGAAGAAGGCCGACGGCACGGTGGACATCGTCAACATGGGCGCTGCAGGCACGCCCCTGACCACGGGCGACAAGCCGCTGCTGACGGTGGACGTCTGGGAGCACGCCTACTACATCGACTACCGCAACCTGCGTCCGAAGTACGTGGAGACCTTCCTGGCCAAGCTGGTGAACTGGGACTTCGCGGCGAAGAACTTCGGCTGA
- the xseA gene encoding exodeoxyribonuclease VII large subunit, with protein sequence MSEFETPAAGPRVWGVGALCRAVADALDARFNPVAVRGEISGFSRAASGHCYFALKDESGQLRCAMFRRAAGLLDFQPRDGDQVEVRGRLAVYEPRGDLQLVVESLRRAGQGALFEQFLQRKARLEAEGLFDAARKRVLPTMPRAIGLVTSPGAAALHDVVTALRRRVPHIPVVLAPAAVQGVGAPAELARSLQSLYALRPGVDVILLVRGGGSMEDLWAFNDEMLARTIVQSPVPVVSGVGHETDFTIADFCADLRAPTPTAAAELVAAPRELWLGALALLEGRLRTALSGRLDALSQRVDDAATRLARPSTLVLRQQLRLAQHAQRFRHVMQARIQRLSQVQQGLQAELPLDFARALMQRRERLERAALRLQLLDPTLVLERGYAWLTGPDGRAITRAQQLASGDAVQARLADGTADMTVVRTETTGPRPTRAT encoded by the coding sequence ATGAGCGAATTTGAAACGCCGGCTGCCGGCCCGCGCGTTTGGGGCGTCGGCGCGCTGTGCCGCGCAGTCGCGGATGCACTTGATGCGCGTTTCAATCCGGTCGCGGTGCGCGGCGAGATCAGCGGTTTCTCGCGCGCCGCCAGTGGCCACTGCTACTTTGCGCTGAAGGACGAAAGCGGCCAACTGCGCTGCGCCATGTTCAGGCGTGCTGCGGGCCTGCTCGACTTCCAGCCGCGCGACGGCGACCAGGTCGAGGTCCGCGGGCGCCTCGCCGTGTACGAGCCCCGAGGCGACCTGCAACTGGTGGTCGAGAGCCTGCGCCGGGCCGGGCAGGGCGCGCTGTTCGAGCAGTTCCTTCAGCGCAAGGCGCGTCTGGAGGCCGAGGGGCTGTTCGATGCCGCGCGCAAGCGGGTGTTGCCCACCATGCCACGCGCGATCGGTCTCGTGACTTCGCCGGGTGCCGCCGCACTGCATGACGTGGTCACCGCCCTGCGGCGCCGCGTGCCGCACATCCCCGTGGTGCTGGCGCCCGCCGCGGTGCAGGGCGTGGGCGCGCCGGCGGAACTGGCACGCTCGCTGCAATCCCTCTACGCGCTGCGACCGGGGGTCGACGTGATCCTGCTGGTGCGCGGCGGCGGCTCGATGGAGGACCTCTGGGCTTTCAACGACGAGATGCTTGCGCGCACGATCGTGCAGAGCCCGGTGCCCGTCGTCAGCGGCGTCGGCCATGAAACCGACTTCACCATCGCCGACTTCTGCGCCGACCTCCGCGCGCCGACACCCACCGCCGCGGCAGAGCTCGTGGCCGCGCCGCGCGAGCTGTGGCTCGGCGCGCTGGCGCTGCTCGAAGGGCGCCTGCGTACCGCGCTTTCCGGACGCCTGGATGCGCTGAGCCAGCGTGTCGACGACGCTGCCACCCGTCTCGCGCGCCCCTCGACGCTGGTGCTGCGCCAGCAACTGCGACTGGCGCAGCACGCACAGCGCTTTCGCCACGTCATGCAAGCGCGGATCCAGCGACTCTCCCAGGTACAGCAAGGGTTGCAAGCCGAGCTGCCTCTCGATTTCGCCCGCGCACTGATGCAGCGCAGGGAACGGCTCGAACGGGCGGCGCTGCGGCTGCAACTGCTCGATCCGACGCTGGTCCTCGAGCGCGGCTATGCCTGGCTCACCGGTCCGGACGGCCGGGCGATCACCCGCGCGCAGCAGTTGGCATCGGGCGACGCGGTCCAGGCGAGGCTGGCCGACGGCACGGCCGACATGACGGTCGTGCGAACGGAAACGACAGGACCGCGTCCGACGCGAGCCACCTGA
- a CDS encoding MotA/TolQ/ExbB proton channel family protein: MFSIIVAAGWPIWPLLACSVVGLALVIERFTSLKTSKVLPPKLLDEAITVSRNAIPGPDVVTKLERNSGLGEVLAAGFRHMNANPQSTEDDLRASMEAAGRIVAHRLERYLPALATIASAAPLLGLLGTVIGMIEIFGSQSPSSGAVGSGNPAQLAHGISIALYNTAFGLIVAIPALIFWRYFRTRVDEYLLNLELAGERFARHLNTLRS; encoded by the coding sequence TTGTTTTCGATCATAGTTGCTGCGGGCTGGCCGATCTGGCCGCTGCTCGCCTGTTCGGTGGTGGGGCTCGCATTGGTCATCGAACGATTCACCAGTCTGAAGACCTCCAAGGTTCTTCCTCCCAAATTGCTCGACGAGGCCATCACGGTTTCGCGCAATGCGATTCCGGGTCCAGACGTGGTGACCAAGCTCGAGAGGAACTCGGGACTTGGCGAAGTGCTGGCGGCCGGCTTCCGGCACATGAATGCCAACCCCCAATCGACCGAGGACGACCTGCGCGCGTCGATGGAGGCCGCCGGACGCATCGTCGCCCACCGGCTCGAGCGCTACCTGCCGGCACTGGCGACCATCGCATCGGCGGCGCCGCTGCTCGGCCTGCTGGGCACGGTGATCGGCATGATCGAGATCTTCGGTTCTCAGTCGCCCAGCTCCGGCGCGGTCGGCTCCGGCAACCCCGCGCAACTGGCACACGGGATTTCCATCGCGCTCTACAACACGGCCTTCGGGCTGATCGTCGCGATCCCGGCCCTGATCTTCTGGCGCTACTTCCGCACCCGGGTGGACGAATACCTGCTCAACCTCGAGCTCGCCGGCGAACGCTTCGCCCGTCACCTGAACACGCTGCGGTCATGA
- a CDS encoding ExbD/TolR family protein — protein sequence MHFSHGSKEEPEINLIPFIDVLLVVLIFLMLSTTYSKFTEMQLRLPVADVEAQRDYPKEVIVAVSADGRYSINKTVLSDRSVEAVTEALGAAANGGKDTIVIISADASAAHQSVITVMEAARRAGLMQITFATQSAARAGR from the coding sequence ATGCATTTCAGCCACGGCTCCAAGGAAGAGCCCGAGATCAATCTGATCCCCTTCATCGACGTGCTGCTGGTCGTGCTGATCTTCCTGATGCTGTCGACCACCTACAGCAAGTTCACGGAGATGCAGCTGCGCCTGCCGGTGGCCGATGTGGAGGCCCAGCGCGATTATCCCAAGGAGGTGATCGTCGCTGTCTCCGCCGATGGCCGCTACTCGATCAACAAGACCGTGCTGTCCGATCGCAGCGTGGAAGCGGTGACCGAGGCCCTGGGTGCCGCTGCCAACGGCGGCAAGGACACCATCGTGATCATCAGCGCCGATGCCAGTGCCGCCCATCAATCGGTGATCACGGTGATGGAAGCCGCGCGCCGCGCCGGCCTCATGCAGATCACCTTCGCCACGCAGTCGGCCGCGCGGGCAGGACGTTAG
- the lpxK gene encoding tetraacyldisaccharide 4'-kinase — protein sequence MDLQRAWLQRGALAGLLWPISIVYGALTAARRALYRLGILDTERVGAAVIVVGNVIAGGSGKTPVVMAVVRHLQARGLKVGVVSRGYGRATDDCREVHEDSDPREVGDEPALIRRSTGAPVFVARRRIEAARALLARHPGTQCIVSDDGLQHLALARDIEICVFDDRGTGNGWLLPAGPLRERWPRRCDLVLHTGARPAFAGFTAQRSLADAALRLDGTPVPLASLAGQPLVAVAGIAKPEAFFQMLRECGLVPQQCIALPDHHDFTEWQPPPGTGYVLLCTEKDALKLWRRAPDALALPLVFQPEPAFFRALDAKLSSLDGHQAA from the coding sequence TTGGATCTGCAGCGGGCCTGGCTGCAACGCGGCGCGCTCGCAGGGCTGCTGTGGCCCATTTCCATTGTCTACGGCGCATTGACGGCTGCCCGGCGGGCGCTCTATCGCCTTGGGATCCTCGACACCGAGCGCGTCGGCGCGGCGGTGATCGTGGTTGGCAACGTGATCGCCGGCGGCTCGGGCAAGACGCCGGTCGTGATGGCCGTGGTACGCCATCTCCAGGCTCGGGGACTGAAAGTCGGCGTGGTGTCGCGCGGCTACGGCCGGGCAACCGACGACTGCCGGGAAGTGCACGAGGACAGCGACCCACGCGAGGTCGGCGACGAGCCCGCCTTGATCCGCCGTTCGACCGGGGCGCCGGTCTTCGTGGCGCGCCGCCGCATCGAGGCCGCACGTGCATTGCTGGCGAGGCATCCGGGCACGCAGTGCATCGTGAGCGACGATGGCCTGCAGCACCTGGCACTGGCACGCGACATCGAGATCTGCGTCTTCGACGACCGCGGCACGGGCAACGGCTGGCTGCTGCCGGCCGGCCCACTGCGCGAGCGTTGGCCTCGGCGCTGCGACCTGGTGCTCCACACCGGCGCACGCCCTGCTTTCGCCGGCTTCACCGCGCAGCGTTCGCTGGCCGATGCAGCCTTGCGTCTCGACGGCACGCCGGTCCCGCTCGCATCGCTCGCAGGCCAGCCACTGGTGGCCGTTGCGGGCATCGCAAAGCCCGAGGCCTTCTTCCAGATGCTGCGCGAATGCGGGCTCGTGCCGCAGCAGTGCATTGCGCTGCCCGACCATCACGATTTCACCGAATGGCAACCGCCGCCGGGCACAGGCTACGTGCTGCTGTGCACCGAGAAAGATGCGCTCAAACTGTGGCGCCGGGCACCCGATGCGCTCGCACTGCCGCTGGTGTTCCAGCCCGAGCCGGCCTTCTTCCGCGCACTCGACGCAAAGCTATCATCGCTCGATGGACACCAAGCTGCTTGA
- a CDS encoding Trm112 family protein, with amino-acid sequence MDTKLLELLVCPVTKGPLTWHPEAQELRSRSARLAYPVRDGIPVLLETEARTLSDEELGL; translated from the coding sequence ATGGACACCAAGCTGCTTGAACTGCTCGTCTGCCCCGTGACCAAGGGACCGCTCACCTGGCATCCCGAGGCGCAGGAACTGCGCTCGCGCAGCGCCCGCCTGGCCTACCCGGTGCGCGACGGCATCCCGGTGCTGCTCGAGACCGAGGCCCGCACGCTGTCCGACGAGGAACTGGGGCTCTAA
- the kdsB gene encoding 3-deoxy-manno-octulosonate cytidylyltransferase — translation MRYAVLIPARLASTRLPDKPLADIAGVPMVVRVAQRSRQSGAERVVVAADDARIVAACEAHGVEVLLTRTDHASGSDRLAEACIQLGLADDEIVVNVQGDEPLIDPSLIDAVAQTLASHPDAAMSTAAHAIDSLEDFLNPNVVKTVLDARGNALYFSRAPIPWWRDGFAKNGPTGLPASPAPLRHIGIYGYRAGFVRQFPDLPPAPVEATEALEQLRAQWHGYRIAVHVSAHAPGPGIDTPEDLARVRALFAA, via the coding sequence TTGCGCTATGCCGTCCTGATCCCGGCGCGGCTCGCCTCGACGCGACTGCCCGACAAGCCCCTGGCGGACATTGCCGGGGTGCCCATGGTGGTGCGCGTCGCGCAGCGTTCACGGCAGTCCGGTGCCGAGCGCGTGGTGGTCGCCGCCGACGACGCCCGCATCGTCGCCGCCTGCGAGGCGCACGGCGTTGAGGTTTTGCTGACCCGCACCGACCATGCCAGCGGCAGCGACCGTCTCGCCGAGGCCTGCATCCAGCTCGGCCTGGCGGACGACGAGATCGTGGTGAACGTCCAGGGCGACGAGCCGCTGATCGATCCCTCGTTGATCGACGCCGTGGCGCAGACCCTGGCTTCACACCCCGACGCGGCGATGAGCACGGCCGCGCATGCGATCGATTCCCTCGAGGACTTCCTCAATCCCAATGTCGTCAAGACGGTTCTCGACGCGCGGGGCAACGCGCTCTACTTCAGCCGGGCGCCGATTCCGTGGTGGCGCGACGGCTTCGCGAAGAACGGGCCGACGGGCTTGCCGGCCTCCCCGGCACCGCTGCGCCATATCGGCATCTATGGCTACCGAGCGGGCTTCGTGCGGCAGTTCCCGGATCTGCCGCCGGCACCGGTGGAAGCGACCGAGGCACTGGAACAGTTGCGCGCCCAGTGGCACGGGTATCGCATCGCCGTGCATGTGAGCGCGCATGCGCCCGGCCCGGGCATCGACACGCCCGAAGACCTCGCGCGGGTCCGCGCCCTTTTCGCCGCCTGA
- the adk gene encoding adenylate kinase, producing MRLILLGAPGAGKGTQAAFICQKYGIPQISTGDMLRAAVKAGTPLGLQAKAVMASGALVSDDLIIDLVKERLALPDCAQGFLFDGFPRTIPQADAMRAANVKLDYVLEIDVPFADIIERMSGRRSHPASGRIYHVKFNPPKVEGKDDVTGEDLIQRDDDKEETVRHRLEVYSQQTRPLVDYYAAWAKAEPGAAPKYRAISGVGSVDDITQRALAALAS from the coding sequence ATGAGACTGATTTTGTTGGGCGCCCCCGGGGCGGGCAAGGGCACACAGGCTGCCTTCATCTGCCAGAAGTACGGCATTCCTCAAATCTCCACCGGCGACATGCTGCGCGCGGCCGTCAAGGCCGGCACCCCGCTCGGCCTGCAGGCCAAGGCGGTAATGGCCTCCGGCGCCCTGGTGAGCGACGACCTGATCATCGACCTGGTCAAGGAGCGCCTCGCGCTGCCGGACTGCGCCCAGGGCTTCCTCTTCGACGGCTTTCCCCGCACCATCCCGCAGGCCGATGCCATGCGCGCGGCCAACGTCAAGCTCGACTACGTGCTCGAGATCGACGTGCCCTTTGCCGACATCATCGAGCGCATGAGCGGACGCCGCTCGCACCCGGCGTCCGGGCGCATCTACCACGTCAAGTTCAACCCGCCGAAGGTCGAGGGCAAGGACGACGTCACGGGCGAAGACCTGATCCAGCGCGACGACGACAAGGAAGAAACCGTGCGCCACCGCCTCGAGGTCTACAGCCAGCAGACCCGGCCGCTGGTCGACTACTACGCAGCCTGGGCCAAGGCCGAACCCGGCGCCGCGCCGAAGTACCGCGCGATCAGCGGCGTCGGCAGCGTCGACGACATCACCCAGCGCGCGCTGGCCGCCCTGGCGAGCTGA
- a CDS encoding DUF6152 family protein: MKRRHIVIAAASLPLATPVAWAHHGWSSFDQDRPIYLEGTVARVRWQNPHAALLLDVPSGLKVPADLAKRALPGQSAPVDGPGLLARAVVPRRTDRQWELELAPLTRMEAWKVAEIKPGTAVSAVGFTLKEEKGEPVMRVEYLFVDGKAYGLRSSPA; this comes from the coding sequence ATGAAACGTCGCCATATCGTCATCGCCGCCGCGTCCTTGCCGCTGGCCACCCCCGTCGCCTGGGCGCACCATGGCTGGAGCAGCTTCGACCAGGACCGTCCGATCTATCTCGAAGGGACGGTGGCGCGGGTGCGGTGGCAGAACCCGCATGCGGCACTGTTGCTCGACGTCCCGTCGGGGCTCAAGGTGCCGGCCGACCTGGCGAAGCGGGCGCTGCCGGGGCAGAGCGCCCCGGTCGACGGGCCAGGCTTGCTCGCGCGGGCGGTCGTGCCTCGCCGCACCGATCGCCAGTGGGAGCTCGAACTGGCCCCGCTGACGCGCATGGAGGCGTGGAAGGTCGCGGAGATCAAGCCCGGCACCGCCGTCTCTGCCGTGGGCTTCACGCTCAAGGAAGAAAAGGGAGAGCCCGTGATGCGCGTCGAATACCTGTTCGTCGACGGCAAGGCCTACGGGCTGCGTTCCAGCCCCGCCTGA
- a CDS encoding asparaginase, giving the protein MADNISEGRRRVVVLGTGGTIAGRSGSAADNVGYTAAQVGVTELLEGIAAPAGIVLQTEQVAQVDSKDMGYAIWRSVAERCAHWLAQPDVAGVVITHGTDTLEETAFFLQSVLAPSKPVVLTSAMRPATALTPDGPQNLRDAVAVAASPGARGVVAVCAGTVHSAFDVQKVHTYRVDAFGSGDAGPVAYVEEGGLRELRNWPASSPEPARLCFDLMRQATRWPRVEILVSHAEARGSIIDALVLERQAGTAEPVQGLVLAATGNGTLHEALEAAALRAQSAGIAVVRATRCPQGRILPTPGAPLRDASALTPAKARIALVLELMATQAGGA; this is encoded by the coding sequence ATGGCCGACAACATCAGCGAAGGCAGGCGTCGTGTGGTCGTCCTGGGCACGGGCGGCACCATCGCGGGCCGCTCGGGTTCGGCGGCCGACAACGTCGGCTACACCGCCGCCCAAGTGGGGGTGACCGAACTGCTCGAGGGCATTGCGGCGCCCGCGGGCATCGTGCTGCAGACCGAGCAGGTGGCGCAGGTCGACAGCAAGGACATGGGCTACGCGATCTGGCGCAGCGTGGCCGAGCGCTGTGCTCATTGGCTGGCACAGCCCGACGTGGCAGGCGTGGTCATCACCCACGGCACCGATACCTTGGAGGAAACCGCATTCTTCCTTCAGTCGGTGTTGGCGCCGTCCAAGCCGGTGGTACTGACCAGCGCCATGCGGCCGGCGACCGCGCTGACGCCCGACGGCCCGCAGAACCTGCGCGATGCCGTCGCGGTGGCAGCGAGCCCTGGTGCAAGGGGCGTGGTGGCGGTGTGCGCGGGCACGGTGCACAGCGCCTTCGATGTGCAGAAGGTACACACCTACCGGGTCGACGCCTTCGGTTCCGGCGATGCGGGGCCGGTGGCCTATGTGGAAGAGGGCGGCTTGCGCGAGCTCAGGAACTGGCCCGCCTCGTCGCCGGAGCCGGCACGCCTGTGTTTCGACCTTATGCGGCAGGCCACCCGCTGGCCGCGGGTGGAGATCCTGGTGAGCCACGCGGAAGCGCGCGGCAGCATCATCGACGCGCTGGTCCTGGAGCGGCAAGCAGGCACTGCGGAGCCGGTGCAGGGCCTGGTGCTCGCGGCGACTGGCAACGGCACCCTGCATGAGGCGCTGGAAGCGGCCGCGCTGCGGGCGCAGTCGGCGGGCATTGCGGTCGTGCGCGCCACGCGTTGCCCTCAGGGGCGCATTCTTCCCACGCCGGGTGCGCCGCTGCGCGACGCCAGCGCACTGACGCCGGCGAAGGCGCGCATCGCGCTGGTGCTGGAATTGATGGCCACCCAGGCTGGCGGCGCCTGA
- the lexA gene encoding transcriptional repressor LexA, with translation MQFAAKLTARQQQILDLIQSAIARTGAPPTRAEIAAELGFKSANAAEEHLQALARKGVIELVSGTSRGIRLKGDALRSLNESRNNQFSLSLPGMAQLALPLIGRVAAGSPILAQEHVDQTYYVENTLFQRQPDYLLKVRGMSMRDAGIMDGDLLAVQATKEARNGQIVVARLGDEVTVKRLKRNKQVIELHAENPDYPTIIVQPGEPFEIEGLAVGLIRNTMLM, from the coding sequence ATGCAGTTCGCCGCCAAGCTTACCGCCCGCCAGCAACAGATTCTGGACCTCATCCAGAGCGCCATCGCACGCACTGGCGCGCCGCCCACCCGTGCCGAGATCGCCGCCGAGCTGGGCTTCAAGTCCGCCAATGCGGCCGAGGAGCATCTGCAGGCCTTGGCGCGCAAGGGCGTCATCGAGCTCGTGAGCGGCACCTCGCGTGGCATCCGGCTCAAGGGCGATGCGCTGCGCTCGCTGAACGAATCGCGCAACAACCAGTTCTCGCTCTCACTGCCCGGCATGGCCCAGCTCGCGCTGCCGTTGATCGGGCGCGTCGCCGCCGGTTCCCCCATCCTGGCGCAGGAGCACGTGGACCAGACCTACTATGTGGAGAACACGCTGTTCCAGCGGCAACCCGACTACTTGCTCAAGGTGCGCGGCATGTCCATGCGCGATGCCGGCATCATGGACGGCGATCTGCTCGCCGTGCAGGCCACCAAGGAGGCCCGCAACGGCCAGATCGTCGTGGCCCGACTGGGCGACGAGGTCACAGTCAAGCGCCTCAAGCGCAACAAGCAAGTCATCGAACTGCACGCCGAGAACCCCGACTATCCCACCATCATCGTGCAGCCGGGCGAGCCCTTCGAGATCGAGGGCCTCGCCGTCGGCCTGATCCGCAACACGATGCTGATGTAG
- a CDS encoding D-2-hydroxyacid dehydrogenase family protein encodes MNIVILDDYQDAVRKLRCASKLDAYAAKVYTNTVKGIGQLSVRLKDADVIVLIRERTQISRQLIEKLPKLKLISQTGRAGPHIDVNACTEHGVAVAEGSGSPLAPAELTWALIMAAMRRLPQYISNLKHGAWQQSGLKSASMPPNFGLGSVLKGKTLCIWGYGRIGQLVARYGQAFGMQVVIWGREESCARARSDGFQVAPNREAFFAAADVLSIHLRLTEETRGLVTLEDLSRMKPTALFVNTSRAELVEQDALLAALNRGRPGLAAIDVFESEPPLQGHALLRLENCICTPHIGYVEQDSYEMYFGQAFDNVVSFIKGNPTNIVNPGALQVRR; translated from the coding sequence ATGAACATCGTGATCCTCGACGACTATCAGGACGCAGTGCGCAAACTGCGCTGTGCCTCCAAGCTCGACGCGTATGCCGCCAAGGTCTACACCAACACGGTCAAGGGCATCGGACAGCTCTCGGTGAGGCTCAAGGATGCCGACGTGATCGTGCTGATCCGCGAACGCACCCAGATCTCGCGCCAGCTGATCGAGAAGCTGCCCAAGCTCAAGCTGATCTCGCAAACCGGGCGGGCCGGCCCCCACATCGACGTCAATGCATGCACCGAGCATGGCGTTGCAGTCGCCGAAGGCTCGGGCTCGCCGCTGGCGCCGGCCGAGCTCACCTGGGCGCTCATCATGGCGGCGATGCGCCGCCTGCCGCAGTACATCAGCAACCTCAAGCATGGCGCCTGGCAGCAATCGGGACTCAAGTCCGCCTCCATGCCGCCCAACTTCGGACTGGGCTCGGTGCTCAAGGGCAAGACGCTGTGCATCTGGGGCTACGGCCGCATCGGGCAATTGGTGGCGCGCTATGGCCAGGCCTTCGGCATGCAGGTGGTGATCTGGGGGCGCGAAGAGAGCTGCGCCCGCGCCCGCTCCGACGGCTTTCAGGTGGCGCCGAACCGCGAGGCCTTCTTCGCCGCGGCCGACGTGCTGTCGATCCACCTGCGGCTCACGGAAGAGACGCGAGGCCTGGTCACGCTCGAGGACCTCTCGCGCATGAAACCCACCGCCCTCTTCGTCAACACCTCGCGCGCGGAACTTGTGGAACAGGATGCGCTGCTCGCCGCGCTCAATCGCGGGCGGCCCGGGCTGGCAGCGATCGACGTCTTCGAGAGCGAGCCGCCGCTGCAAGGCCACGCGCTGCTGCGACTGGAGAACTGCATCTGCACGCCGCACATCGGCTACGTCGAGCAGGACAGTTACGAGATGTATTTCGGCCAAGCTTTCGACAACGTCGTCAGCTTCATCAAGGGCAACCCGACCAACATCGTCAATCCGGGCGCGCTGCAGGTGCGACGTTGA
- a CDS encoding MFS transporter produces MKRAALPASLWALLAGNFVIGTGVMVVPGTLNELSNSLQVSAATAGQLITAAAAVVCFGAPLLAAVVAGWDRRLLLACTMLWYAAGHLVATLMPSFGGLLAVRMLTVISPAIFTPQAAACVGLLVPLEQRGRAVTFVFLGWSMASVLGLPLGALIGGHFGWRTAFAAIAALSLLSAAWLWHQLPRGIRPPALTRAAWAQVLKSPLLMGVVAVTALQGSGQFVLFSYFAPVLRETVGADATALGLVWGWFGVCGLLGNMLVSRTIDRVGAPRMVLVTTTLIALSLLLWPLGVTLAGLALILVPWGLGCFATNSAQQARLVSMAPALAPGSVALNSSGIYVGQAVGAAAGGWLLAHDAIAWMSWAGFAMLVCALLLSLAVDRAQTRATAFSA; encoded by the coding sequence TTGAAGCGCGCCGCCCTGCCGGCGTCCCTCTGGGCCTTGCTGGCAGGCAACTTCGTGATCGGCACCGGGGTCATGGTGGTGCCCGGCACGCTCAACGAGCTCAGCAATTCCTTGCAGGTCAGCGCGGCCACGGCGGGCCAGCTGATCACCGCCGCGGCGGCGGTGGTGTGCTTCGGCGCACCCTTGCTGGCCGCCGTGGTCGCGGGCTGGGATCGGCGGCTGCTGCTGGCCTGCACCATGCTGTGGTACGCAGCCGGCCACCTCGTCGCGACGCTGATGCCCAGCTTTGGCGGGCTGCTGGCCGTGCGCATGCTGACCGTCATCTCGCCCGCGATCTTCACGCCCCAGGCGGCGGCCTGCGTCGGCCTGCTGGTGCCGCTGGAGCAGCGGGGCCGCGCCGTGACCTTCGTCTTCCTCGGCTGGTCCATGGCCTCGGTGCTCGGCCTGCCGCTGGGCGCGTTGATCGGCGGCCATTTCGGCTGGCGCACGGCCTTCGCCGCAATCGCCGCGCTGTCGCTGCTGAGTGCGGCCTGGCTCTGGCACCAGTTGCCGCGCGGCATCCGTCCGCCGGCATTGACGCGCGCTGCCTGGGCGCAGGTGCTCAAGAGCCCGCTGCTGATGGGGGTGGTCGCGGTCACCGCGCTGCAGGGCTCGGGCCAGTTCGTCCTGTTCAGCTACTTCGCGCCGGTGCTGCGGGAGACCGTCGGCGCCGACGCCACGGCGCTCGGCCTCGTGTGGGGCTGGTTCGGCGTGTGCGGCCTGCTCGGCAATATGCTCGTGAGCCGGACCATCGATCGCGTGGGGGCTCCGCGCATGGTGCTCGTCACCACCACGCTGATCGCACTGAGTCTGCTCCTGTGGCCACTGGGCGTCACACTCGCCGGGCTGGCGCTCATCCTGGTTCCGTGGGGCCTGGGCTGCTTCGCCACGAACTCGGCCCAGCAGGCACGGCTGGTGTCGATGGCGCCCGCGCTCGCGCCCGGCTCCGTGGCGCTGAACAGCTCCGGGATCTACGTGGGTCAGGCCGTGGGTGCCGCGGCTGGTGGCTGGCTGCTGGCGCACGATGCCATTGCCTGGATGAGCTGGGCCGGCTTCGCGATGCTGGTGTGCGCGCTGTTGCTGAGCCTGGCCGTCGACCGGGCCCAGACCCGCGCCACGGCCTTCAGCGCTTGA